Genomic segment of Murdochiella vaginalis:
CAATCAGGCTTAGAACAAACACCACACCGGAAAATATGGTCATTTTGTTCAGCAATGCGTCTTTCGGACGATGCACCGAAGTGCCGTAAATGTTCGATTCCTGGCCGAACAGCGAGCCGGCATTGGTTTTCGGTTCCATCATCAGCGTCGCTGCAATAATGACAACGCTGGCAATTACGAGCAGAATAATGATAGCAGTTTTCAATCAAGTCACCCCTTATTTTTCCATAACAATTCGTAGCACCGTCATTCTAACAAATGTCCGGCTCGCTTTCAACGTTGACGCCTCACTTCACGCAAATTTGCTGCTGAATTTGTTCATATACCTTTTTCCCAATGCCGGACACCTTCATAATATCTTCTTCCGTTTGAAAAGGCGTCTTTTCACGGTAGCGAAGGATGTTTTCCGCCTTGGCTTTTCCAATCGAAGGCAGTTGCTGCAATTCTTCCGCTGTAGCGGTATTAATATTGATCTTCCTCGTTGGGCTCGAAGAGGCCGTTGTTGTTCTGCTTTCTTTTTTTGGAACGGTTACGCCAAGCTGTGAAGGCTCCGCGCCTTGTGTTTTTCCCTGTGAAGCCTCTTCCTTCGTTGGAACCACAATATTCATTTCATCCGAGAGACGCTGCGCCGGATTGATGGACCCTAATGCGCCATTTTCTGTTAGATTGCCCGCCGCTTGAAGCGCGTCGGCAACGCGTTTCTGATCGTCAAAAGTATAAAGTCCCGGATTCTTAACCGCGCCTCCGACATAAACCATGACCCTATTCGGCGCGGAAGAGGACGCTTTTTCCTGCTCGTTTTGCCCCGAAACTCCTTCTTCCGAAAAAAGAGAAGCCGAAATGGAGGTGTCACCAGGATGCTCCTGTGGCTGCTCTCCATTTTTTCCCTTTTCCTTTTTTGTCATTTCCTCCGCTTGTTCTGAAGTCGGTACATGCCTCCCGTCCATAAAAAGGCGCACGCCTCCCAGAAGCACGATAACGGAAAAAAGTACGCCAAAAATTATTTTTTCTGTGCGTGAAGACAAATACTACTCACTCCAAAGATCATCCAGATCGTAGAATTCTCTCTCACTTTGCGTAAAGATATGGACGATTGTCTCTGCGCAGTCCAGCAATATCCAACCACCGTCACGCAGCCCTTCGGTTGTGATGGGAGGCATCTCGGCTTGTGCCAATTTTTGCGTAATCGCATCGGCAATCGCCTGCGTATGTATTTTATTTCTTCCTGTCATCACAATAAAATAATCGCAAATACCCGCCTCTTCCCGGATCGGAAGAGTGCGGATGTCCCGTGCCTGTTTGTCTTCCGCTGCCTGAACAATGATGTCGTTTTTCAAATTCTTTTTTGATTCCGTCAAAAGAATCTCCTTTCCTTTTTTGTTCGGTTCATTATCGCTTGTGAAGCATGCTCGCTGTGTTACGCCAAGAAAAATGGAGCTGATTCTCGTTTTTGATTCTCACGCACCAAGGCATTGCGTGCAAAAAGGGATGCGGGATCTATCACCTGCTTTTTTTGCATCAAAAAGCGCAAGGAGGCATCCATGCCGGCAAGGACCGCACGATCCAGATTTTCCATGCTCAGACTGCGCAGATGTACCACAAAAGGATACTCGCGATACGGTTCAATTTCATCTGCAAGAAACACAATTTTATCCATCAAGCTCATAGACGGGCTGCCCGCTGTATGCGATGCGATCGCCTGGAGAATCTCTTCGTCCTCTATACCATACACCTCACGCGCTACAAAGCGTCCGAGGAAGGCATGGAAAAGTGGAGATGGCGTCCAATCCGCCTCTTTCAGAATATGCTTTTCACGTAGAAGCTGAAAATACTCTCGTTCTCTTCCTTTCGCGCAGTCATGTAGCAAAGCAGCAAGGCGAACACGTTTTACATCCGCATCATACCGTTTGGCCAAAAATGCAGCGGTCTTGACCACGCTCAAAACATGACGAAACCGATGCGCCGAAAGAGTCTTTTTCAGGCCATTCACCATCGAAGCAATTCGCGGGTCGACCAGAAATTCCAACGACTCTTTTTCTACTTCTTGCAGGAAATTCTCATCTTCTCCGTGGGTCATGCCATAGAGACGACGCGCTGCAATATAATCGTAAACGGTGCCCGGAAGAAAATAGCGAACATCTTGTCCTTCTGTAAAAGCTTGACGAATATACGTAGAAGATATCCGAACAGAGGGGCCTTTGGCAATGAGCACCCGATATCCTTCGTCGTTTAATGCCCTTGCTTGCAAAAGCAAATCGCCGCTCACACCTTCCCGTGCACAAACGATAAGAGGGATCATTTCCAGCAGCTCTTGCCAACGATGCCAGGTACGAATATCCATCAAGCTGTCTTCGCCGATGATAAAGAACAGCTCGGCCTGTGGAAAATCCTCCCGAAAAGAGCAGACCGTTTCATAAGAATACCGCATTTTTTTCGCTTGCATTTCTCGTAGATCCACTGTAAAATCCGGATTTCCCTCCAAAGCCGCCGTCAACATTGCCAGACGGTCCTTGGCATTGTCCTCCTTGTCTGTCTTATGCGGAGGTGCATAAGCCGGCACAAAGCGCACCTCATCCAAGCTAAACGTCTTCATAGCGTTTACCGCCATCTGTAAATGTCCGATATGCACCGGATCAAAGGTTCCTCCGAGAATGCCAATGCGCCGCTGTTCTTCGCTGGACACGCTAACCTCGCCTTTCCATTCTTTAAAGACGGCTGACCGTCCTTCCGTTTTCGCTTACGATTCTATTCTATTGAAAGCCATACCGTCACGCAATGCGCGAAAGCGGATTTGCCAGCTACGTCCATCCATCTCGGCAAAACCAATTCCCTTCACGCTGATGGGACTTGCGCGATCATATATCGGTGCAATCACCTCCTGTCCCTGATAGGCATAGCCCTGCCGACCTCCGTCTGCTGTCAGCGTTAGAAGAAACGAATCATCGGTTTTAATAACATCCTTCTCCTCCGGGGTACTGGCCGTATGCAAAAAATCACCCTCCGTGCTGAGCATAATCCAAACCCCTTTTCTTTTTGCAGAGAATCCTTTTGCAACAGGTCGCAGCGCTTCATAGCGAGCATCACCGATTTCTTCTCCTTGGACACCAACCAGAAAAAAGCCAGCCTCATCTTTCATAATCGCCGCCTTCTTATGATACCAGCCACCCACAAAAGATGCTTGTATTGGCGTTTCCTGCACATCCTGAAGAAGCGAAACAGCCAAAGCCTGTTGTTGGTCCTGATGGCCGGAAATCGGTTCTTGGCATAGCATGTTCCAGGCAGATGCAGATTTTCCTTGTTTGCGCAATGCATCAATCAAGGTGAAACGGCAAACATCCAAATCTTTTTCAGGCAGCGAAGAAAGCAAATTGGCGGCAAAACGAAAATCTTGTTTTTTTAATGACACCTGAAAAAGCAGTTCGGCGTCTTCTGGCAAGAGTGGCTTCGGCATCCTGTTCAATTCCTTCTGTGCTTCTGCATAAAACCCGGCATCAGCCAGCATTTGAGCCTGTGCACGATAGGATTGCCTTCTCTTAGCCAAATGCTCTTCCTGTATATGGCGAAAAAGAATAGTCGCACACAGCAAGAGCGCAAGCAAAAGTGCATACGTTCGGCATACTGTAACAGGTGTGAAAGAGAAAATTCCTCGCTTTGGCGTATTCTCCGGCTTTCGAATTTTCCATCGCTGCCAAAAATGCAATTTTTTCTCCTTTCCTTTATTTGGGAAAAAGTGCGTTTTCTTCATAGGTATACATTATCGACACGCCTTCTTCCTGTTCAATGCGTTTTGCCAATGACTCTAAAGCGGCAGAAAAATGGCTTGCTTCTTCCGGGACAATGATCTGCAAGCGCATTGCCTTCGGAACCAGCGATAAAGGCGCTCCGTCTTCCTTCACCCAATCGCTTCGCTTTGCTGCCGCCCTTTTGAGGCGTTTTGCCTGCGCGCTGAGAGTGTGTAACATCGCGTCCTTCTGTAAAGTATAAGAGGCCGCCTGCCCTCCGGAACCGGTGCTATAGGTTGAAGAAAATAAATTCAGAGATAGCAGCGCTTCCAACGTCCCGTCGGCATAATACAAATCCGCTATTTGTCCTTTTTGCAATCGGATCGCCCCCGAACGCTGCCGAAAGCGCTCCACCAGAATCCGCCCACGTGTAAACGGCGGCTCCTTCCAAACGCTATTCTTTTCTTCCTTCTTCTGATCCTGCTCCGCGTTACGCCCAAAAACGGGCTCATCCGTCAGTAACCACAGGCCGGCCGTGGCCCCCTGATGAACTGTAAGAGGGCCGAGCGGTTTTAGAATCCCCGGCAGATCCAAGAAATAGGAAAGCTCCGCCTGCAATATATCGCGATCATCATCGACATGAACAGAATACTCCACCTGATGCATGGTTTGCGGCAACGCTTTTCCGCTTCCAAAATAGTGCCGAAATTCCTTTTTTCCTGCAAGCTCCAAAACAAAATTCCCGCCCATTTCCCGCAAAAACTCCGAAACGGGAAGTGTCATTTTCTTTTTATTCAAGGCTTCCGCAAAATGGGAGAGACCTCCCTCCTTTCCGGACAAGGTGTGCGAAAGCGAAATCTTATCCGCCAGTGCCAGGCAGGATTGGTCCAACGCATGCTGCGCCATGGATTGCACCTGGTAGGGAATAAACAGCAGAATCCAAGAGATCATGGCAAGCAGAAAAAAGCTCAGTGTAAAAGCGGCTTCAACCGTCAAGGAGCCCCGTGAAGAGGATTTTTTCATCGTAGCGAATCCTTTTTCAGCCCGTATCCCTCTTGCCAGATTTCGCGAACATCCACCTGTTTTCCCGTCGCATTGACAAGCGTGGAACGGCGAAATTGCGGCAAAAATACCACCTGTAATCGACTTTCTAAAATCCAGTCAAGCGAAGTTGGAGCGGTTGTGAAATCGGATCCCCCGGTTTCCGCCTGAATCAGGCGCGCTGTTTGCGAAAGCATGGCTTCCCTTCCTGTTCTTGTACTGCTGTTTACCGCAAGCAGAAAAAGAACGTAATCTCCATAATTCATGGTCAGAGCAGACCCGGCGGCAATACTGCCTGCCGCATTGTTAACGCCCATTTCCTTTTGAAAGGTCTTATATGCGACAATGGCTTTGTTTTCCGCATCCGGTCCTCCCTCTTCGAGAATTCCTTTGAGTTTCTTTGTCAATTGCTCGATGCATTGATTGGCAAAAGAAGACAATTCCCGGCAGGATTCGTTTACAACGGCTTCCGTTTTTTGACGCATCTCTTGCAACACTTCCTTCGTCGTCTCCCCTGCCTGTTTTTTCTTTTCCTTTGCGCTCTGCAAGATCTCACCAAGCACGCCAGATTGTCTGGAAAGCCGTGAAAAGGCATTGGATACAGCGCTTCCAAATGTTCCTTCTCCGCCACGTGAAGCAAGTTCTTGTAGCGTTTGTGTCATTTCTTCTTGCTGCTTCGTTTCGGAAAAGGAGTTTGCTTCGAGCAGCTGCATTTCCATCATGCGCAAAACCGGCTGATGAACAGCGTCCTGCGCTTTTTGAATGAGGGAATCCTTGAGGCGGCCAACTGTCTCTTGCAGGGTATCTGTTCCTGCTTCTATCGCCGCAACACCTTCATCCGCGAGCGCATCAAAGACATCCCGTGTGGCCTTCTTCGCGAGCTGGGCAACGCCGGATAGCGAAAACTGCCACGTTTCCTGTGTTTTCATAACCGCGACGCGCTCCCCCGCAAGAAGCGCATCCATATCGACAGCGGTTTCTCCCACCGCTAACACCGCCAATAGAGCGGATTGCACCATCGGAACCGCAAAGCCGGTCCATCCCGCGAGTGCCAGCGCCAGTTGTGCGGTTTCGGCGTTCAACTCGCTCGATATGAAGGCATAAAGCATATTGCAAAGCAGCCGTATGGCGATAATGTGGTGTTCGGCCTGTTGAACATTCGACACCCAAGAGGGGCGTCCGTACAAAATGTATTCCAGTTCTCCCCCAAACACCGGCCGTGTGGAAAGAGAAAATCCGTTTAAGGAAAGAAGCGGATGGCCATTTTCTTTTTCCATGAGCGGGCTGATGCGATGACTGAACATATTGCTCCAATAGGCAAGTAAGGAAACGGTATCGCCGGCATTGCTCAAAGACAAGCCAACCAGTTCATCTGCCAGCCGCTTCACATTGGAAAACGCTTCGTTAAGCATATCCACTTCATTTCCCGCGGCAGACGTCCATTCCGTAAAAGCCTTGGAATGGGCATCCGCTTCGTAGCGCTGCAAAACCTCGTTTGTCAAAAAATCGGTGATGCCCCCGGATAAATTAGGCAGTCCCATGCGCTTCGCTCTCCGCGCATTGGCAATGGCTATTCGCTTCGTATTCCAGGCGTTTAAAAATTCAAAAATGCCGGATCGATCCTCATTGCTTTGCCCGGCCATCAGCCCCTGCGTTTTAATACTCTCTTCGCTCAGAGCAATGCCGCTTTCCCATTCGCTAGGATGTTCGGTCGTAAGCGATATCGTCGGCAAAGCAAAAGAGTTTGCCGACAGGCGCTTGATGGAGGCAATGCGAGAGTGAAGCCACGCATCAAAAGAAAGATCTTCCAACGGTTGCTCATCAAGCCGAAGAGCTTTCCATGCCTGTGCGAAGGACTTCGTCTTATCCCCAGCGTTTTGCCACTCCTCCTGTAAATGATTGAGCTTTTCCATATCCAGAGCTTCCGTTGCGCTTAAATAATCGCCCAAAAAACTCTGTGACACGGCGCCGGGAGGAAGACGACGCACTTCTTTTCCCCACGCTTCTTTCGATGCGCTTAATAAGCTCATTCTCTCTGTGGCGGTCTTAATACCCTCCAGCGCTTGTTCCTGCTCTTTCGTAAAGCGTTCAAACCAAGATGAAACACCTTGATACTGATCCTTCCAGGCAAGAAAAGATCTCTGTAAGGCTTGCCTGTCATTTGCGCTGAGAAGTTTTTCCCACGCAAGCGGATCAGTAGGTGTCTTGCCTTGTTCGCCGGCATTACGCTGCAAAAAGTGAAGAAGGTTTTCATCCAATTGCCGAGCACCCTCTGCAAGATTC
This window contains:
- the rsfS gene encoding ribosome silencing factor; its protein translation is MTESKKNLKNDIIVQAAEDKQARDIRTLPIREEAGICDYFIVMTGRNKIHTQAIADAITQKLAQAEMPPITTEGLRDGGWILLDCAETIVHIFTQSEREFYDLDDLWSE
- a CDS encoding helix-hairpin-helix domain-containing protein, which produces MTKKEKGKNGEQPQEHPGDTSISASLFSEEGVSGQNEQEKASSSAPNRVMVYVGGAVKNPGLYTFDDQKRVADALQAAGNLTENGALGSINPAQRLSDEMNIVVPTKEEASQGKTQGAEPSQLGVTVPKKESRTTTASSSPTRKININTATAEELQQLPSIGKAKAENILRYREKTPFQTEEDIMKVSGIGKKVYEQIQQQICVK
- a CDS encoding TadE/TadG family type IV pilus assembly protein — protein: MKKSSSRGSLTVEAAFTLSFFLLAMISWILLFIPYQVQSMAQHALDQSCLALADKISLSHTLSGKEGGLSHFAEALNKKKMTLPVSEFLREMGGNFVLELAGKKEFRHYFGSGKALPQTMHQVEYSVHVDDDRDILQAELSYFLDLPGILKPLGPLTVHQGATAGLWLLTDEPVFGRNAEQDQKKEEKNSVWKEPPFTRGRILVERFRQRSGAIRLQKGQIADLYYADGTLEALLSLNLFSSTYSTGSGGQAASYTLQKDAMLHTLSAQAKRLKRAAAKRSDWVKEDGAPLSLVPKAMRLQIIVPEEASHFSAALESLAKRIEQEEGVSIMYTYEENALFPK
- the nadD gene encoding nicotinate-nucleotide adenylyltransferase — its product is MSSEEQRRIGILGGTFDPVHIGHLQMAVNAMKTFSLDEVRFVPAYAPPHKTDKEDNAKDRLAMLTAALEGNPDFTVDLREMQAKKMRYSYETVCSFREDFPQAELFFIIGEDSLMDIRTWHRWQELLEMIPLIVCAREGVSGDLLLQARALNDEGYRVLIAKGPSVRISSTYIRQAFTEGQDVRYFLPGTVYDYIAARRLYGMTHGEDENFLQEVEKESLEFLVDPRIASMVNGLKKTLSAHRFRHVLSVVKTAAFLAKRYDADVKRVRLAALLHDCAKGREREYFQLLREKHILKEADWTPSPLFHAFLGRFVAREVYGIEDEEILQAIASHTAGSPSMSLMDKIVFLADEIEPYREYPFVVHLRSLSMENLDRAVLAGMDASLRFLMQKKQVIDPASLFARNALVRENQKRESAPFFLA
- the secG gene encoding preprotein translocase subunit SecG; this encodes MKTAIIILLVIASVVIIAATLMMEPKTNAGSLFGQESNIYGTSVHRPKDALLNKMTIFSGVVFVLSLIALLAL
- a CDS encoding DUF5702 domain-containing protein gives rise to the protein MYRKKRSSRGKISDKWSVYAQEVKKALFTSLRREQGVISLFLCGVVLLMSVSGAIFMDYARVSLAQAESRSTLKMLSHATLSGFDKPVAREFGLFVLRDEKGVQEKAEELLAQRFPSETSSLGVKLDAPQITVTPTDNARLSRPEVMTAQIRQFMDWQIPSIALGKALEHIEMVKKISDTLPALQAKIQYEKQLHGVQQAINACFGKNASAKNLLPAGMNALALPDSVSHLSAEVKKKIFSGVPSPAPVQQNLAEGARQLDENLLHFLQRNAGEQGKTPTDPLAWEKLLSANDRQALQRSFLAWKDQYQGVSSWFERFTKEQEQALEGIKTATERMSLLSASKEAWGKEVRRLPPGAVSQSFLGDYLSATEALDMEKLNHLQEEWQNAGDKTKSFAQAWKALRLDEQPLEDLSFDAWLHSRIASIKRLSANSFALPTISLTTEHPSEWESGIALSEESIKTQGLMAGQSNEDRSGIFEFLNAWNTKRIAIANARRAKRMGLPNLSGGITDFLTNEVLQRYEADAHSKAFTEWTSAAGNEVDMLNEAFSNVKRLADELVGLSLSNAGDTVSLLAYWSNMFSHRISPLMEKENGHPLLSLNGFSLSTRPVFGGELEYILYGRPSWVSNVQQAEHHIIAIRLLCNMLYAFISSELNAETAQLALALAGWTGFAVPMVQSALLAVLAVGETAVDMDALLAGERVAVMKTQETWQFSLSGVAQLAKKATRDVFDALADEGVAAIEAGTDTLQETVGRLKDSLIQKAQDAVHQPVLRMMEMQLLEANSFSETKQQEEMTQTLQELASRGGEGTFGSAVSNAFSRLSRQSGVLGEILQSAKEKKKQAGETTKEVLQEMRQKTEAVVNESCRELSSFANQCIEQLTKKLKGILEEGGPDAENKAIVAYKTFQKEMGVNNAAGSIAAGSALTMNYGDYVLFLLAVNSSTRTGREAMLSQTARLIQAETGGSDFTTAPTSLDWILESRLQVVFLPQFRRSTLVNATGKQVDVREIWQEGYGLKKDSLR